A region from the Cannabis sativa cultivar Pink pepper isolate KNU-18-1 chromosome 9, ASM2916894v1, whole genome shotgun sequence genome encodes:
- the LOC115723149 gene encoding uncharacterized protein LOC115723149 produces MVSKEKPVMVMGLYDSKLSFYALEWTLDRYFVGFGPNHPFKLVVVHARPTPASVVGVGGPGAGNFITIMESEFKRKASRSIDQIKQMCLNKSIEDVKIEVVEGNPKKVMCEAVERHHASILVVGSPNYGVVKRTVLGSVSDYCANHARCSVMIVKRPSKTRIDITHFR; encoded by the exons ATGGTGAGTAAGGAAAAACCAGTTATGGTTATGGGCCTATACGATAGCAAGCTTAGCTTTTATGCCTTAGAGTGGACTTTGGACCGTTATTTTGTTGGTTTCGGCCCAAATCATCCTTTCAAGCTCGTCGTTGTCCACGCCAGGCCCACTCCTGCTTCCGTCGTCGGTGTTGGTGGGCCCG GTGCTGGAAATTTTATAACAATAATGGAGTCAGAGTTTAAGAGAAAAGCTTCAAGAAGTATTGATCAAATTAAGCAAATGTGTCTGAATAAATCA ataGAAGATGTGAAGATAGAGGTAGTTGAAGGTAATCCAAAAAAAGTAATGTGTGAAGCTGTAGAGAGACACCACGCATCCATTTTAGTTGTGGGAAGTCCTAATTATGGTGTAGTAAAGAG GACTGTTCTGGGAAGCGTAAGCGACTATTGCGCCAATCATGCTCGTTGCTCTGTAATGATTGTGAAAAGGCCATCCAAGACAAGAATTGACATCACTCATTTTCGCTAG